One genomic region from Lathamus discolor isolate bLatDis1 chromosome 9, bLatDis1.hap1, whole genome shotgun sequence encodes:
- the AIFM1 gene encoding apoptosis-inducing factor 1, mitochondrial isoform X2, producing the protein MGTPFSEVYKTLRENKERFTSRVTTITTRSQEKASSPPDTDVAAQGRAAPGAQPEVPSHVPFLLIGGGTAAFAAARSIRARDPGARVLIVSEDPALPYMRPPLSKELWFSDDPNVTETLRFRQWNGKERSIYFQPPSFYVPVRDLPYVENGGVAVLCGKKVVHMDVRGNTVKLSDGTQISYDKCLIATGGSPRNLPAIERAGKDVQQRLTLFRKIEDYKKLEKISREVKSITIIGGGFLGSELACALGRRARSRGLEVIQLFPENGNMGKVLPEYLSNWTTEKVRREGVNVMPNAVVKSVSVSGKRLVIKLKDGRKVETDHIVAAVGLEPNVELAKSAGLEVDSDFGGFRVNAELQARSNIWVAGDAACFYDIKLGRRRVEHHDHAVVSGRLAGENMTGAAKPYWHQSMFWSDLGPNVGYEAIGLVDSSLPTVGVFAKATAKDTPKSATEQSGTGIRSESETEAEASEVHVSPSSSPAPQVPKQGEDYGKGVIFYLRDKVVVGIVLWNIFNRMPIARKIIKDGEEHDDLNEVAKLFNIHED; encoded by the exons ATGGGCACTCCTTTCAGTGAG GTATATAAAACATTGCGAGAAAACAAAGAGCGATTCACCAGCCGGGTGACAACGATAACTACGCGGTCTCAGGAAAAGGCATCGTCTCCTCCTG ATACAGATGTTGCTGCTCAGGGCAGAGCAG CTCCTGGGGCTCAGCCTGAGGTCCCATCTCACGTTCCTTTCCTGCTGATTGGTGGAGgaactgctgcttttgctgctgccaGATCCATTCGGGCTCGTGACCCTGGTGCCCGG GTGCTGATTGTGTCTGAAGATCCTGCCCTGCCCTATATGCGCCCTCCTCTCTCCAAAGAACTGTGGTTTTCAGATGATCCAAATGTGACAGAGACTCTGCGATTCAGACAGTGGAATGGCAAGGAGAGGAG TATCTATTTCCAGCCACCGTCATTCTATGTGCCTGTCCGTGACCTGCCTTACGTAGAAAATGGTGGAGTAGCAGTTCTCTGTGGCAAGAAG GTTGTACATATGGATGTTAGAGGCAACACAGTGAAACTCAGCGATGGTACCCAGATATCCTATGACAAATGTCTAATTGCTACTG GTGGTTCTCCAAGGAATCTTCCTGCCAttgaaagagcaggaaaagatgTACAGCAAAGGCTGACGCTGTTCCGAAAG ATTGAGGACTataaaaagctggaaaagattTCAAGAGAGGTCAAGTCCATCACAATCATTGGTGGTGGCTTTCTTGGCAGTGAGCTGGCCTGTGCGCTCGGAAGAAGAG CACGAAGCAGAGGCCTGGAGGTGATTCAGCTGTTTCCAGAGAATGGCAACATGGGCAAAGTCTTGCCAGAATATCTGAGCAACTGGACCACAGAGAAAGTCAGAAGAG AGGGTGTTAATGTCATGCCCAACGCCGTGGTCAAGTCTGTCTCTGTCTCTGGCAAGCGGCTGGTGATTAAACTGAAAGATGGACGAAAG GTGGAGACAGATCACATTGTGGCTGCAGTAGGGCTGGAGCCTAATGTGGAGCTGGCCAAGTCAGCTGGGCTGGAGGTGGACTCTGACTTCGGGGGGTTCAGGGTgaatgcagagctgcaggcacgCTCCAATATCTGGGTG GCAGGGGATGCTGCCTGCTTCTATGATATCAAACTAGGTAGGAGACGTGTAGAGCACCACGATCATGCTGTTGTGAGTGGAAGACTGGCTGGAGAAAACATGACAGGAGCTGCAAAGCCCTATTGGCATCAGTCCATGTTCTG GAGTGATCTGGGCCCTAATGTGGGGTACGAAGCCATTGGCCTTGTTGACAGTAGTTTGCCAACAGTAGGAGTCTTTGCTAAAGCAACAGCGAAAGACACACCAAAAAGTGCAACAGAGCAGTCAG GGACGGGTATTCGATCAGAAAGTGAGACAGAAGCAGAAGCCTCAGAAGTTCACGTTTCTCCAAGCTCTTCACCAGCGCCTCAAGTTCCAAAGCAGGGAGAAGACTATGGCAAAGGTGTCATTTTCTACCTCAGGGATAAAGTTGTGGTTGGAATCGTATTGTGGAACATCTTCAACAGGATGCCTATTGCTCGAAAG ATCATCAAAGATGGGGAGGAGCATGATGATCTCAACGAAGTAGCAAAGCTTTTCAACATCCACGAAGACTAA
- the AIFM1 gene encoding apoptosis-inducing factor 1, mitochondrial isoform X1, which yields MFRCGAAGLARALRPLSPAPRGRAAAGKLLQRWSAPVERQQSMHGAGSSAPRGSGASSGFAVILGLSTLGAGAYVYKTLRENKERFTSRVTTITTRSQEKASSPPDTDVAAQGRAAPGAQPEVPSHVPFLLIGGGTAAFAAARSIRARDPGARVLIVSEDPALPYMRPPLSKELWFSDDPNVTETLRFRQWNGKERSIYFQPPSFYVPVRDLPYVENGGVAVLCGKKVVHMDVRGNTVKLSDGTQISYDKCLIATGGSPRNLPAIERAGKDVQQRLTLFRKIEDYKKLEKISREVKSITIIGGGFLGSELACALGRRARSRGLEVIQLFPENGNMGKVLPEYLSNWTTEKVRREGVNVMPNAVVKSVSVSGKRLVIKLKDGRKVETDHIVAAVGLEPNVELAKSAGLEVDSDFGGFRVNAELQARSNIWVAGDAACFYDIKLGRRRVEHHDHAVVSGRLAGENMTGAAKPYWHQSMFWSDLGPNVGYEAIGLVDSSLPTVGVFAKATAKDTPKSATEQSGTGIRSESETEAEASEVHVSPSSSPAPQVPKQGEDYGKGVIFYLRDKVVVGIVLWNIFNRMPIARKIIKDGEEHDDLNEVAKLFNIHED from the exons ATGTTCCGCTGCGGCGCTGCCGGGCTGGCGCGGGCCCTGCGGCCCCTCAGCCCCGCACCgcggggccgcgccgccgcAG GCAAGTTGCTGCAGCGCTGGAGCGCTCCGGTGGAGCGGCAGCAGAGCATGCACGGGGCTGGCTCCAGCGCGCCCAGGGGCAGCGGCGCTAGTTCGGGTTTTGCCGTTATTTTGGGCTTGTCAACATTAGGAGCGGGTGCCTAT GTATATAAAACATTGCGAGAAAACAAAGAGCGATTCACCAGCCGGGTGACAACGATAACTACGCGGTCTCAGGAAAAGGCATCGTCTCCTCCTG ATACAGATGTTGCTGCTCAGGGCAGAGCAG CTCCTGGGGCTCAGCCTGAGGTCCCATCTCACGTTCCTTTCCTGCTGATTGGTGGAGgaactgctgcttttgctgctgccaGATCCATTCGGGCTCGTGACCCTGGTGCCCGG GTGCTGATTGTGTCTGAAGATCCTGCCCTGCCCTATATGCGCCCTCCTCTCTCCAAAGAACTGTGGTTTTCAGATGATCCAAATGTGACAGAGACTCTGCGATTCAGACAGTGGAATGGCAAGGAGAGGAG TATCTATTTCCAGCCACCGTCATTCTATGTGCCTGTCCGTGACCTGCCTTACGTAGAAAATGGTGGAGTAGCAGTTCTCTGTGGCAAGAAG GTTGTACATATGGATGTTAGAGGCAACACAGTGAAACTCAGCGATGGTACCCAGATATCCTATGACAAATGTCTAATTGCTACTG GTGGTTCTCCAAGGAATCTTCCTGCCAttgaaagagcaggaaaagatgTACAGCAAAGGCTGACGCTGTTCCGAAAG ATTGAGGACTataaaaagctggaaaagattTCAAGAGAGGTCAAGTCCATCACAATCATTGGTGGTGGCTTTCTTGGCAGTGAGCTGGCCTGTGCGCTCGGAAGAAGAG CACGAAGCAGAGGCCTGGAGGTGATTCAGCTGTTTCCAGAGAATGGCAACATGGGCAAAGTCTTGCCAGAATATCTGAGCAACTGGACCACAGAGAAAGTCAGAAGAG AGGGTGTTAATGTCATGCCCAACGCCGTGGTCAAGTCTGTCTCTGTCTCTGGCAAGCGGCTGGTGATTAAACTGAAAGATGGACGAAAG GTGGAGACAGATCACATTGTGGCTGCAGTAGGGCTGGAGCCTAATGTGGAGCTGGCCAAGTCAGCTGGGCTGGAGGTGGACTCTGACTTCGGGGGGTTCAGGGTgaatgcagagctgcaggcacgCTCCAATATCTGGGTG GCAGGGGATGCTGCCTGCTTCTATGATATCAAACTAGGTAGGAGACGTGTAGAGCACCACGATCATGCTGTTGTGAGTGGAAGACTGGCTGGAGAAAACATGACAGGAGCTGCAAAGCCCTATTGGCATCAGTCCATGTTCTG GAGTGATCTGGGCCCTAATGTGGGGTACGAAGCCATTGGCCTTGTTGACAGTAGTTTGCCAACAGTAGGAGTCTTTGCTAAAGCAACAGCGAAAGACACACCAAAAAGTGCAACAGAGCAGTCAG GGACGGGTATTCGATCAGAAAGTGAGACAGAAGCAGAAGCCTCAGAAGTTCACGTTTCTCCAAGCTCTTCACCAGCGCCTCAAGTTCCAAAGCAGGGAGAAGACTATGGCAAAGGTGTCATTTTCTACCTCAGGGATAAAGTTGTGGTTGGAATCGTATTGTGGAACATCTTCAACAGGATGCCTATTGCTCGAAAG ATCATCAAAGATGGGGAGGAGCATGATGATCTCAACGAAGTAGCAAAGCTTTTCAACATCCACGAAGACTAA